The sequence ACACAGTTGAAAGAAATACCTTTCCACACTCCAAGAGTCGTATGTCTGTTCTGATACGACAGTCTGTTTGACAGCAAACATCTGCAAAGACAATGCTGTTAATGAGAAACTGAAAAGTTAATTGTCACAACTGCGAGCATCCTTAATTAATGAAAACAGAACACACTCACCGTACTCCGGATCATTTAACTGAATTGTAAACTTGGTGAAAGCGTAATACCTGAAAAGCAAAGAGAGAGCATCAAATATCTCTGCATCGTCTTCTCATATGAGCAAACGTATACGTAAGGCCCTCACTCTCTGGGCTATAATTGCAATTCAAGTAACCCGAATCTCCGAATTCTGAAAATTTCTGGTTGTAGAATCCTAAACCTTGGACTTTTGTGTCAAGGAATCCACCCCCAGGAATTCATTCTACAATTAATAAAGAATGACGCGTGACGCCAATTCTAGAATACACAGAGGGTCTGGACTCCAGGTCTAGGATTTTCACCACGGCAAGACTCTGACAGACTCTGTGCGATTGCACAATTCTGTGCTTCTAGGTAAACTATTTTCTCAGTGTGCTTTCTATTAATCTACTGCAGGATTCGATGCAAACCCAAACCAAATCTTTTCATCAAAGCACAATACATGTAAGCAGGTTCATGGCATGTGTATTAACTTTGTTCAGTCCCAGGgagcttaccatttgtcagaggTGGCAGAAAATGTAAAGCTAGCCTAAACTCTGCAATAGCAACCTGTTCCACCCATTTTACATAGGCACCACGCATGATTTGTGCCCCCTACAATACAAGAAATGGACGGGAGAGAAGGACCTTGGCAAACGGTTGCATACCTTGATGAATCCTCTGGCTTGCTGTTTACACTCCAAAGATCAATAGGATCCACACTAGCATCTGTGATataaaaaagcaataaaaaaaaaatgaaggacTGAATGAGATTTGAAAGTGATCTCTTTGACACTAGTACACCCTTTAATACCAGTTGACCCAACTGGGGGCTAATCATTATGTAAATCATGATAACCAATTGAAAAAGATAGACAACAGTATAGTGTGTAGCGAATCAGTGAGTTTTTTAAGCCTCATATTTCCTACTGCTTAAGTAGTTCTCATGACCATGAAGTGCCAGTATCACAGAGGCCTGGGTTCAATTCCTGTTGAAGTTTGTGTTTTTTAGGCCTTCCTTTCCTTATATTGCATGCTTATGTGGTGATCCCAACTTTGATGAAAATTATTTgtgttgataaaaaaaaatggagaaacaAATGGGTGATCAGTCGGCTGACTGATAGCTGACAAAAACAGTTAGAAATTGCCCACATCCATTTGtttccacatttttttttttgatcaacacaaataattttgttagAGACTTGGTGCATTTAGCAATGGGAATTATGGGAACCATAATTTAACAAATGTAAAGTTGGCCCAGGTTGGCTATAAATGATGGAATATCATGACAACAATTGGAAAATAATAAGTAACATTATATATCTTGATCACTTCCTAATTCCTAATTCAGTTACAGAGTACAGTAGTTACAAAATTAACAAGCACTCACCATCCACTGATATTAATTCCAGGCCTGTATCCCATGCCCCAACGATACGATAACTCACATGTCCCTCCACATCTCGTACTTCtcctttcaataaaatttaaacaGTACATCAGTGACTGTTAGCACACAAGGAAGGAGCACCTTACTCAAGCATGACTGTGGCTAAGAGAGAAGGCTCATAACATAGACCTCTTTCCTTTTCTGATAGAAATGCTGAGTAAACTCAGCTTCAAATAACACCAACAAAACACTTTTAAGAGTGCATTGACTACAAACCTTGGAGGGAGCCAACAGCTTCACCACAACATTATCTAGAAAGGACATGCTATTTCATATTGGTAGTTTCAAAATACAGCCATACCTGTCAGTCTTTTATAATCATCTTGTACTTTCTTGGCAGGTTGGAAATGAACTATACACTGTTCTCTTGTAAAGTGATTTGTCACAACTACATCTCCTTCCTAAACAGTTTGGAACACCAtttattaaagaaaaatatttattgaaGCACTAAAGctgtgataataattattatgataacaataattattattatgaccaCCTGACAACTTGACATCTATGAATTAGTGAGTAAATTAATTTTGGATTGCTCTCAATCATGACTTGTATTATAGTACTTACTTTGAGGACAAAGGTTACTACAAGATCAGCATCTGTACTCAGGTTTAGCTGGAAAATCTATGCGCCCATGTAAGCCAATTAAATTCATGACTCAAGTTGTTTTCTACAGTACACCCTTTTGAGATTACAGCCATAGATTAGAATATGGTATGCacataatataaataataaaagaaatgaaatatagaagcgttcattttttttcattacttGTGCTATGTCTAGTGCAAAGCTTTCTAGATTTTATGTGTTAactaatatttttaatttttgtcattttcatcTGTTTCAATCAATAAGACAGTTCTACAACTTAAATTAAATCAAACTTAATGAAGCTGATTTTGTTGTCAAATGAGACGCAATCcctgattttttttcctttaggaATTTAAATCATTGTTATATAATTTCAATACCTCTGTGACTATACAAACAACTCATGACCTCTAAATCCACGCACCTGATCAACAAAAAGGCCTCCAACAAGAATATTATGAACAGTTGTGACTGGTTTCTTCCAACTAAAATGTTGCCCATCAGACTTGAACTTAACATGGCACATCCCAGTTGGTATTGCCTtaaaaaactaagaaaaaaacCACATAAGTGGAAGAGATTTATGTCCTCTTGCGTTACACACGCAGTTTGTTCATTAAAATGTGATGTGTGATATGTGCACAAGATTCTATGCCTCACTTATTCACACAGAGCAACTTGGAAGTAAATGCATGAGCATACAGTAAGTTAAACtattgacattaatttttttgctctGATGTTTTGTTGAAAACATGTCACTTAGGTCCAGAAATGTGAAAAAATTTCTGTAGCTGCATTCATTTCTGGACATACATCAAACACATACCCAAAGTTCCCTAGGTATTGCCTCAGGGACAATACAACAAAATGTACTTTTTTTTCAACGTTGTCGGCCAGGGTCTAATTCTCCCTCCTTGAGCAAGGGAAGAAGAGACCCTGAATCTGAGGTTGCTTTgtgtaaataacaataattgtcaATACAATCTATACCTGTCCTCTAAATCTAGTTTCCAGTCTGTATTCCTGCCAGAATATCCAGTGGTCTGATTCAGCATGAAGAGCAGAGATGGGAGGGTGATGAGACACCTACAAgacaaagtgaaaacaaaaaacgaaaaaagaaaacacagaaaaaaaattctgagaAGTTGAGCTTCATGGTTTAAGGTCTTCCTATGCTTTAAAACTAAGTCTTTACTATTATCAATACTATtatattaactttatttatcaataaatatttttagGAACATGTATGCTCCTTGCAGTTTTTCAGCACTACTCAAACAGTAGCAGGAAAGTAGGCCCAAAACAATCAGTCATCGCAGAGGCCAGGCTTTGAATCCCCATTCAGGCCCCCTTTCTTTCTGAAGTGGCACTAAAAAACTGCAAGAAACAACACAGTCATTTCAATCTGAGGTTATgacacatgaaattcatgtctttcatcataaataattatatacatGCTACAAGTTAAATTTGATTTTGggccaaaatgattttaacctattGTGGGTTGATTTGGAATTTCTTTGTATCAATTGAAGATTATGAACACCAGGGACAACATaattacagatcaacctagcttaaataataataattctgaCATGAAATCAATTTAACTTAATGCTACATATACTTGAAAATTAATTACTGTCTTtatctggattttttttttttttcgctttagtGTTTATCAACAGCTGGTACTCATCAGTATAATTACTTAACAAGATAATTGCAGATACTAACAGTGATTGAACTTCAGAATGAATTTGCTGCAGCTGTGTTGTTCACATGTTTTGCAGCTACTGTACTTACTTGTTCAGCAACAAGTGCATACCCAACATCATTGTTAATCAACTCAAATGTTTCACCTAAAAGTGGGTTGAAAGGTTTCCAAAACCTACAACAGAAGCACATATATAGGTTTCATCAGTGGTTCTTATAGCCTGCAGAAAGAATCAAGATTGTTCCTCAGCTGGTACCATCTTAAAGCCTGTCTTTGTagtctttgttttctatttgtaTGCCATTAGGGTATTGTATTTGCATTTATCATAGTTGCTTTAAAACTTACACATTCACAACAAGTGACCAAAAACCAATCcaaagaattttgtttttgaaaacatggTTCATATTACAGTGGGATGACTCACAGGAGTCTTTGGATTTAGCTTGTTTATTTGAGTCGAGTCAGAGAGTTATAAAGCTAAATGACATCTCAACTAGacaagtaaagcaaaaaaagtAATAACTATATAATGGTCTCAAAAACGGTCTTTCTTTGCATTGACAACAATATGAAATTATTTCGGTTTCCACAAAATCAACGTCAAAATGTACATGTTGaagggaaaaatgaaaatgaaagcaatCTAGTTTGAttgacaatttttctttgtctcCTTACCCTTATGACAAGTAATAATTACATTttagaaacaaaggaaatgcaAATCAAACTTGGCTtattgttttttgaatttccTTGACAGCCTTTTCAGTAATacaaatagtttttattacaaaatttcTTTAACATTGTATTATAAACTACTATTACTATGGTAGCTTGCGTCAACCATGCATAACACCATACAAGTACATACCTGCCTAGCACAGTTGAATATGTTGAACAAGCAAAGGCTGCCACATGACCAAGTTTTACCAATGAGTTCTTACAGACTACAAGTCAAGTAAACAAGAATAAGATATTACAAAATTATTCTATTAAATTAAGCACTCAGGTCTATGGTTAAGGTCTCTGGAATAATTAGACCAACAGCATTTATCCCAGCTTGAATTTTGAGCACTCACTGGCCATAAAATAGAGCAGTTTGGATGTGTTCCAATGTACTTTAATTAACATGCTGCACAGTAGATGTACAACATTTTGGCCCAAGGtaatggcgtacggaccgaatgcagcgaggtccgtgcaccatgaccgagtgccaaatattttcccgtccggccagACCTAACTCaatcaataagcattttattatatgaccaccgtCACACcaagcttttccttttttttttctttttttttgggtaaTCAAATTCGGAATTTCCACttacgtcgctcattttgaccAAAAAGTCATGATTTAttcagcaacaaagttgttttaatttgcatCTTGCatgcgctattgataaaatccccgtatgagggccatACGTGATCCTACAGCTGGGCGGGACAGCTTTTTCCGGCCCCGCGAGTGCTATCGCAtgcggccctcatacggggattttctcaatacaTTTGAAATGAAAGCGCGAGCGGGGCCGTACAGGTCATATGATAAATACCAATATTTGACtaaagaaatgaagatatgatatGTGATCCGTCTCACAATGCGCTGTATacccaacaaaggaaactgaaactcttgatgcctgtattccGTACCCTCTGTTTTACTTCCACTCAAGTGAAACTATGTGCATACTGTAACTAAAATATGTCTGATATGCACAGTTTGaccaataaaatttttattggtcAAACTGTTGTTTCACTATGGTGAACTTTCTCATTGATCAATGCTAACACAGGGTTGTCAAAACGATAAAGAGTAGCAGGAAAGATGGGAAAGGTAACTGGGAAAACtttctaattttcattttcctaacACTTGCAAAATTGAGCCGAGTGCGTCCAGAGAAGCCTGCGCATTTATCGGAGTAGACCATGGAATGCGCCAACTGCAAGCTTATTTTGACAACCCTACTAACAACACACTCACATGCAGCTCTGTTCAGAATATCAGCATACTCCAAGTCCTCAGATAGTCTCTGTAAAAGTTCAAAAGTTACTCTTGATAAATACTGTGGGGGCTAAGAACAAAAGCCTGGCTTACCGGTAGTCAAAAGACAACAACTGGGTCCAGCTTAAAACACATTGGTTAGTCAAACACTTTGACAGACAATGAAAACTGATTGGGGAAACACTCCtcctaattataataattatttaaacagCAAGTTACAACTTTAGCTGAGACAACCTGAGACTAACTGACATCAAGACTCACAATATCGCCCCATGAGCCCCAAGGCCTTCTCAGCCTTGGTATAGAGACCAAGACTTCAGACAGCATTGCAACAAAATCTGAGATGGGATGACATTAGAAGTCTTATAGGCTGCCTCTGTCACCTACAGCACAGCCCTCCCATTACCTCTTCCTCATCACTGGGGTGAAGTGGTAAAACTAGGGTAAaggtggctaaatgtaatttcgGCTACAGTGCGTTCAGCTCAAGTCAATGCATGCAGCGGTCTTCTTGACAAATGATCATGACCTGTGGGGTCCCACGGAACCATCCCGCTGTGCCTTGTGTTTTTGCAAGGCCACCAACAATGTATTATGGCATTAGTTCCCAAGCTCAGCTGTATTGACAAGGAGTCTAATACTCCGTCTGATTAATCTGAACTTAATTTTGAACAAGAGTATAAGCAGCAATCACAGCACATATATCCAAGCAACATTAATACTCAGTATCTTGATGAATTACCTGAAGAAATGAAAGAGGCTCATTAAAATGAACAGGCATGGTTACTTTTGTTAGATCCTTTCCAATGACTGACTTCAGAAAACT is a genomic window of Acropora muricata isolate sample 2 chromosome 8, ASM3666990v1, whole genome shotgun sequence containing:
- the LOC136924920 gene encoding oxysterol-binding protein 1-like, whose product is MIRTEIDAMDRSVKAPLEDDVGSEFNLLKQNTVFTKKRSTRQRLPVSRERSSIRSLINFLKSVIGKDLTKVTMPVHFNEPLSFLQRLSEDLEYADILNRAAFCKNSLVKLGHVAAFACSTYSTVLGRFWKPFNPLLGETFELINNDVGYALVAEQVSHHPPISALHAESDHWIFWQEYRLETRFRGQFFKAIPTGMCHVKFKSDGQHFSWKKPVTTVHNILVGGLFVDQEGDVVVTNHFTREQCIVHFQPAKKVQDDYKRLTGEVRDVEGHVSYRIVGAWDTGLELISVDDASVDPIDLWSVNSKPEDSSRYYAFTKFTIQLNDPEYDVCCQTDCRIRTDIRLLECGKIDASANEKHRLEERQRASRRQRDLTGEAWSPRWFVPKEDTDSGTFCYMYKGGYWKARLKGQYPDSPYIY